A single window of Oncorhynchus keta strain PuntledgeMale-10-30-2019 chromosome 34, Oket_V2, whole genome shotgun sequence DNA harbors:
- the LOC118367633 gene encoding E3 ubiquitin-protein ligase UBR5 isoform X9, which produces MTSIHFVVHPLPGTEDQLNDRLREVSEKLNKYNFNSHPHLNLLEQASLKQCVVGPNHAGFLLEDGRVCRISFAVQPDRLELTKPDGNDGSKLSGSGSGTGRSSRPGRTSDPPWFLSGSDTLGRLAGNTLGSRWSSGVNGGSGGGGGGGGGGGGGGGGSSSSVGGAGGGGVGGAVSGGGGGGGGSSGRSSTAARDSRRQTRVIRTGRDRGSGLLGSQPQPVIPASVIPEELISQAQVVLQGKSRSVIIRELQRTNLDVNLAVNNLLSRDDEDGDDGDDTASESYLPGEDLMSLLDADIHSAHPSVIIDADAMFSEDISYFGYPSFRRSSLSRLGSSRVLLLPLERDSELLRERESVLRLRERRWLDGASFDTERGSTSREGEPSLDKKNIPVQSPVSLGEELQWWPDKDGVKFVSIGSLFSELVAVSSKGELYQWKWSEPEPYRNTQNPSIRHPRVSFLGLTNEKITLLSANSIRATVATETNKVATWMDDTLSSVASKLEHSAQAYPELQGERIVSLHCCALYTCAQLESSLYWWGVVPFSQRKKMLEKARAKNKKPKSSAGISSIPNITVGTQVCLRNNPLYHAGAVAFSVNAGIPKVGLLLESVWNMNDSCRFQLRSPESLKNMDKTTKTQEIKTESKPELVKTEMGPPPSPASTCSDTSSIASSASLPYKRRRSTPAPKEEEKVNEEQWPLREVVFVEDVKNVPVGKVLKVDGAYVAVKFPGTSSSVSTQPSQTSAPAPITDSDPSSLLQDCRLLRIDELQVVKTGGTPKVPDCFQRTPKKLCIPEKAEILAVNVDSKGVHAVLKTGNWVRYCIFDLATGKAEQENNFPTSNLAFLGQSERNVAIFTAGQDSPVILRDGNGTIYPMAKDCMGGIRDPEWLDLPPIASLGMGVHSLANLPTNSTIKKKAAIIILAVEKQTLMQHVLRCDFEACRQYLVNLEQAVLLEQSPHVLHSFLGHRCDGNRNILHACVSVCFPVSNKETKEEEEAERSERNTFAERLSAVEAIANAISVVSSNSSGNRTGSSSSRGLRLREMMRRSLRAAGLGRHESGPSSSDHQDPVSPPIAPPSWVPDPPPMDPDGDIDFILAPAVGSLTTASTGTSQGPSTSTIPGPSESSVVESKDRKANAHLILKLMCDSMVLRPHLRELLSAKDARGMTPFMLAVSGRAYPAAITVLEAAQKMAKVGDPGMTEKVDADSVFMEMICPTGTNPDDSPLYVLCCNDTCSFTWTGAEHINQDIFECRTCGLLESLCCCTECARVCHKGHDCKLKRTSPTAYCDCWEKCKCKTLIAGQKAARLDLLYRLLTTTNLVTSPNSRGEHILLFLVQTVARQSVEHCQYRPPRIREDRNRKAANAEDSDMPDHDLEPPRFAQLALERVLQDWNALKSMIMFGSQENKDPLSASSRIAHLLPEEQVYLNQQSGTIRLDCFTHCLIVKCAPDITFIDTLLGTLVKELQNKYTPGRREEAIVVTRRFLRSVARVFVILSVEMASSKKKNNFIPQPIGKCRRVFQALLPYAVEELCNVAESLIVPVRMGIARPTAPFTLASTSIDAVQGSEELFSVEPLPPRPSPDQSSNSSQTASSYIIRNPQPRRSSQSQPVRGRDEEQDDIVSADVEEVEVVEGVAGEEDHHEDPEEHGEQGEENTEAEGQHDEHDEDGSDMELDLLAAAETESDSESNHSNQDNASGRRSVVTAATAGSEAGASSVPAFFSEDDSQSNDSSDSDSSSSQSDDVDQETFLLDEPLERTTTASHVNSAAQAPRSMQWAVRNTPNQRVTGSAPSSSSTPAAASSTGLIYIDPSNLRRSSAISTSAAAAAAALEASNSSSYLTSASSLARAYSIVIRQISDLMSLIPKYNHLVYSQYPAAVKLTYQDAVNLQNFVEDKLIPTWNWMVSIMDSTEAQLRYGSALSSAGDPGHPSHPLHASQHSARRERMTAREEASLRTLEGRRSGRAATLLTVRQGMMSARGDFLNYALSLMRSHNDEHSDVLPVLDVCSLKHVAYVFQALIYWIKAMNQQTTLDTTQMDRKRSREILELGLDNEDSEHENDEDTNQSSTLQDKEDDPVPAETGQNHPFFRRSDSMTFLGCIPPNPFEVPLAEAIPLADQPHLLQPNARKEDLFGRPSQGLYSSSYTASKGLAESTLDRSCMEVNMGSSQILPTKMSYSANLKNVMSMETSQRGREDQTMDQEIMAPKPGPSPHDLAAQLKSSLLAEIGLTESDGPPLPSFRPHCSFMGMVISHDMLLGRWRLSLELFGRVFMEDVGAEPGSILTELGGFEVKESKFRREMEKLRNLQSRDLALEVDRDRDQLIQQTMRQLNTHFGRRCTTTPMAVHRVKVTFKDEPGEGSGVARSFYTAIALAFLSNDKLPNLDCVQSVSKGMQASSTCHHDYNSNLMQRLRNRDRERERRSGGLRAGSRRDRDRDSRRQLSIDTRPFRPASEGNPSDEPDPLPAHRQALGERLYPRVHAMQPAFASKITGMLLELSPAQLLLLLASEDSLRARVEEAMELLIAHGRENGADSILDLGLLEAPEKAQQQENRKRHGSTRSVVDMELDDPEDGDDNAPLFYQPGKRGFYSPRPGKNTEARLNCFRNIGRILGLCLLQNELCPITLNRHVIKVLLGRKVNWHDFAFFDPVMYESLRQLIRHSQAGEAEAVFAAMDLAFAIDLCKEEGAGQVELLSGGVNMPVTPLNVYEYVRKYAEHRMLVVAEQPLHAMRKGLLDVLPKNALEDLTAEDFRLLVNGCGEVNVQMLISFTSFNDESGTKTLARIHKESQRENADKLLQFKRWFWSIVEKMSMTERQDLVYFWTSSPSLPASEEGFQPMPSITIRPPDDQHLPTANTCISRLYVPLYSSKQILKQKLLLAIKTKNFGFV; this is translated from the exons GAGTCGCTGGAGCTCTGGGGTGAACGGTGgatcaggaggaggaggtggaggaggaggaggtggtggtggtggcggcggtggcagcagcagcagtgtaggAGGTGCAGGGGGAGGAGGTGTAGGAGGAGCTGtcagtggaggtggtggtggtggtggaggctcCTCTGGGAGGTCATCTACAGCTGCCAGGGACTCGAGGCGTCAGACCAGGGTGATCCGCACAGGGAGGGACCGGGGCTCTGGTCTCCTGGGCAGCCAGCCCCAGCCTGTCATCCCTGCCTCGGTCATCCCAGAGGAACTCATCTCCCAG GCTCAGGTGGTCCTCCAGGGGAAGTCTAGGAGTGTGATCATCCGGGAGCTCCAGAGGACCAACCTGGATGTCAACCTGGCTGTCAACAACCTACTGAGCAGAGACGATGAGGACGGTGACGATGGCGATGACACAGCCAGCGAGTCCTACCTCCCTGGAG AGGACCTGATGTCCTTGCTGGATGCTGACATCCACTCAGCCCACCCCAGTGTCATCATCGATGCTGACGCCATGTTCTCTGAGGACATCAGTTACTTTGGCTACCCATCCTTCAGACGCTCCTCCCTGTCCCGCCTGGGTTCCTCGCGAG TTCTCCTTCTTCCCTTAGAGCGTGACTCAGAGCTCTTGCGTGAGCGCGAGTCTGTGTTGAGGTTGCGGGAGCGAAGGTGGCTGGATGGGGCCTCGTTTGACACGGAGAGGGGCTCCACCAGCCGCGAGGGGGAGCCCAGCCTGGACAAGAAGAACATCCCCGTCCAgagccctgtctctctgggcgaGGAGCTGCAGTGGTGGCCTGACAAG GATGGTGTGAAGTTTGTGAGTATCGGGTCCTTGTTCTCTGAGCTGGTGGCAGTGAGCTCTAAGGGGGAACTCTACCAGTGGAAGTGGAGTGAACCAGAAccatacagaaacacacag AACCCTTCTATCCGCCACCCCCGGGTGTCCTTCTTGGGCCTGACCAATGAGAAGATCACCCTGCTGTCTGCTAACAGCATCAGAGCCACCGTGGCCACGGAGACCAACAAGGTGGCGACCTGGATGGATGACACCCTGAGCAGCGTGGCATCCAAGCTGGAACACAGTGCCCAGGCCTACCCTGAGCTGCAGGGGGAGCGCATCGTGTCTCTGCACTGCTGTGCCCTCTACACCTGCGCCCAGCTGGAGAGCAGCCTGTACTGGTG GGGTGTTGTGCCTTTTAGTCAACGGAAAAAGATGCTTGAAAAGGCTAGAGCCAAGAACAAGAAGCCAAAGTCCAGTGCCGGCATCTCCTCAATACCCAACATCACCGTGGGAACGCAG GTGTGCCTGAGGAATAACCCCCTCTACCACGCCGGTGCTGTTGCCTTTTCTGTCAACGCTGGGATCCCCAAGGTGGGACTGCTCCTCGAGTCTGTCTGGAACATGAACGACAGCTGCAGGTTCCAGCTGCGATCACCAGAGAGCCTCAAGAACATGGACAAGACCACCAAGACACAGGAGATCAA AACGGAGAGCAAGCCGGAGTTGGTAAAGACTGAGATGGGGCCCCCTCCTTCCCCGGCCTCCACCTGCAGTGACACCTCCTCCATCGCTAGCAGTGCCTCGCTGCCCTACA AACGAAGACGCTCGACCCCGGCTCccaaagaggaggagaaggtgaaCGAGGAGCAGTGGCCTCTTCGGGAAGTGGTGTTTGTGGAGGATGTTAAAAATGTCCCTGTGGGAAAG GTGCTGAAAGTGGACGGTGCGTATGTAGCTGTGAAGTTTCCAGGGACGTCAAGCAGCGTGAGCACACAGCCGAGTCAGACTAGTGCTCCAGCTCCCATCACTGACTCGGACCCCTCCTCACTGCTGCAGGACTGTAGGCTGCTCAGAATAGATGAGTTACAG GTGGTAAAAACTGGTGGAACTCCTAAAGTTCCAGATTGCTTCCAGCGTACACCTAAAAAACTCTGCATCCCAGAGAAGGCTGAGATTCTGGCTGTGAATGTTGACTCCAAAG GAGTCCACGCAGTGCTGAAGACTGGTAACTGGGTGAGGTACTGTATCTTTGACCTGGCCACAGGCAAAGCAGAGCAGGAGAATAACTTCCCCACCAGTAACCTGGCCTTCCTGGGGCAGAGTGAACGCAATGTAGCAATCTTCACCGCAGGACAG GACTCCCCAGTCATCCTTCGGGATGGAAATGGCACAATTTACCCAATGGCCAAAGACTGTATGGGCGGGATCCGAGACCCTGAGTGGCTGGACCTGCCGCCCATCGCCAGCCTGGGCATGGGGGTGCACTCCCTGGCCAACCTCCCCACCAACTCAACCATCAAGAAGAAAGCTGCTATTATCATATTGGCTGTGGAG AAGCAGACATTGATGCAGCACGTGCTGCGTTGTGACTTTGAGGCCTGTCGTCAGTACCTGGTCAACCTGGAGCAGGCTGTTCTCCTGGAGCAGAGTCCCCACGTTCTCCACTCCTTTCTGGGCCACCGCTGTGATGGCAACCGCAACATCCTCCACGCCTGTGTCTCAGTCTGCTTCCCCGTCAGCAACAAGGAGACCAAGGAGGAGGAAG AAGCTGAACGGTCTGAGAGGAATACGTTTGCAGAGAGACTGTCAGCAGTGGAGGCCATCGCCAATGCAATCTCTGTGGTGTCTAGCAACAGCTCTGGGAACAGGACGGGCTCTTCTAGCAGCAGAGG GCTGCGTCTGAGGGAGATGATGAGGCGCTCTCTGAGAGCAGCGGGGCTTGGTCGTCACGAGTCCGGCCCCTCCTCCAGCGACCACCAGGACCCCGTGTCCCCACCCATCGCCCCTCCCAGCTGGGTGCCTGACCCCCCTCCCATGGACCCAGACGGTGACATAGACTTCATCCTGGCCCCTGCAGTGGGATCTCTCACCACAGCCTCAACAGGGACCAGCCAGGGCCCCAGCACATCCACTATACCAG GCCCCTCTGAGTCTTCGGTGGTGGAGTCTAAAGACCGCAAGGCCAACGCCCACCTCATCCTCAAACTGATGTGTGATAGCATGGTTCTCAGGCCACACCTCCGCGAGCTGCTCTCTGCCAA GGATGCCCGTGGAATGACCCCGTTCATGCTGGCAGTAAGCGGGAGAGCTTACCCAGCTGCCATTACTGTTCTGGAGGCTGCGCAGAAAATGGCCAAGG TGGGAGACCCCGGCATGACTGAGAAGGTGGATGCAGACTCTGTGTTCATGGAGATGATTTGTCCCACGGGGACCAACCCTGACGactctcctctctatgtcctctgCTGCAACGACACGTGCAGCTTCACCTGGACAGGCGCTGAACACATCAACCAG GATATCTTTGAGTGCCGGACCTGCGGCCTGTTGGAGTCACTCTGCTGCTGCACTGAGTGCGCCAGGGTGTGTCACAAAGGACACGACTGCAA ACTCAAGAGGACCTCTCCCACTGCTTACTGTGACTGCTGGGAGAAGTGTAAGTGTAAGACGCTGATCGCTGGACAGAAAGCTGCTCGCCTggacctgctgtacagactgctCACCACCACTAACCTGGTCACCAGTCCAAACAGCCg GGGGGAGCATATCCTTCTGTTCCTGGTGCAGACTGTTGCTAGGCAGAGTGTGGAGCACTGCCAGTACCGGCCCCCTCGCATCAGAGAGGACAGGAACCGCAAGGCTGCCAATGCTGAAG ACTCTGACATGCCGGACCATGACCTGGAACCTCCACGCTTCGCCCAGCTGGCCCTGGAGAGGGTGCTGCAGGACTGGAATGCTCTCAAGTCCATGATAATGTTTGGATCCCAGGAGAATAAAGACCC GCTGAGTGCCAGCAGCCGTATCGCCCATCTTCTTCCAGAGGAGCAGGTATACCTGAACCAGCAGAGTGGCACCATCCGCCTGGACTGCTTCACACACTGCCTCATCGTCAAGTGTGCCCCTGACATTACA TTTATTGACACCCTACTGGGGACCTTGGTGAAGGAGCTGCAGAACAAGTACACTCCTGGCCGGAGAGAGGAGGCCATCGTCGTCACCAGGAGGTTCTTGCGCTCTGTGGCCAGGGTGTTTGTTATCCTCAGCGTCGAGATGGCTTCATCCAAAAAGAAAAA TAACTTCATCCCCCAGCCCATTGGGAAGTGCAGGCGTGTGTTCCAGGCCCTGCTGCCCTATGCGGTGGAGGAGCTGTGCAACGTGGCGGAGTCCCTCATCGTGCCTGTGAGGATGGGCATCGCCCGGCCCACCGCCCCCTTCACCCTGGCCAGCACCAGCATCGACGCTGTGCAGGGCAGCGAGGAACTCTTCTCTGTGGAACCCTTGCCACCGAGACCCTCCCCAGACCAGTCCAGCAA TTCTAGTCAGACTGCATCGTCCTACATCATTAGGAACCCCCAGCCTCGCCGCAGCAGCCAGTCCCAGCCggtcagagggagagatgaggagcaGGATGATATTGTGTCTGCTGATGTTGAAGAG GTGGAGGTTGTCGAGGGCGTTGCCGGGGAGGAGGATCACCATGAAGACCCGGAGGAACatggagaacagggagaggagaacactGAGGCAGAGGGACAGCATGATGAACATGATGAGGATG GAAGTGACATGGAGTTGGATCTGCTGGCTGCCGCAGAGACTGAGAGCGACAGCGAGAGTAACCATAGCAACCAGGACAATGCCAGCGGGCGGAGGAGTGTTGTCACCGCAGCAACTGCTGGCTCCGAAGCAG GTGCCAGCAGTGTCCCTGCCTTCTTTTCAGAGGACGACTCCCAGTCCAACGACTCAAGCGACTcggacagcagcagcagccagaGTGACGACGTGGACCAGGAGACCTTTCTATTGGATGAGCCCTTGGAGAGGACCACCACTGCCTCGCACGTCAACAGTGCTGCCCAGGCGCCACGCTCCATGCAGTGGGCTGTACGAAACACCCCCAACCAGAGAGTCACGGGCAGCGCCCCCTCCAGCTCCTCCACCCCCGCTG CAGCGAGCTCCACCGGTCTGATCTACATCGACCCGTCCAACCTGCGGCGCAGCAGTGCCATCAGCACCAGTGCGGCCGCTGCGGCTGCAGCTCTGGAGGCCTCCAACTCGTCCAGCTACCTGACGTCAGCCTCCAGCTTAGCCCGGGCCTACAGCATCGTCATCAGACAGATCTCTGACCTGATGAGCCTCATCCCCAAGTACAACCACCTAGTCTATTCCCAGTACCCTGCTGCAGTCAAACTCACCTACCAGGACGCTGTCAACCTGCAG AACTTTGTTGAGGACAAGCTGATCCCTACGTGGAACTGGATGGTGTCCATCATGGACTCTACAGAGGCTCAGCTGCGTTACGGCTCGGCCCTGTCCTCAGCAGGCGACCCCGGACACCCATCCCACCCCCTCCACGCCTCGCAGCACTCTGCCCGCAGGGAGCGCATGACCGCCCGCGAGGAAGCCAGCCTCCGCACCTTGGAGGGACGGAGGTCTGG GCGTGCGGCAACTCTGCTGACAGTGCGTCAGGGGATGATGTCAGCGCGGGGTGACTTCCTGAACTACGCCCTGTCTCTGATGCGTTCCCATAATGACGAGCACTCTGACGTTCTGCCTGTGCTGGATGTGTGTTCTCTCAAACACGTGGCCTACGTCTTCCAGGCCCTCATCTACTGGATCAAAGCCATGAACCAGCAGACAACTCTGGACACAACACAGATGGACCGCAAGAG GAGCCGAGAGATTCTGGAACTGGGACTGGACAATGAAGATTCTGAACATGAGAATGACGAGGACACCAATCAAA gctCCACGCTCCAGGATAAGGAGGATGACCCAGTCCCTGCTGAGACGGGGCAGAACCACCCGTTCTTCCGGCGCTCTGACTCCATGACCTTCCTGGGCTGTATCCCCCCCAACCCCTTCGAGGTCCCCCTGGCTGAGGCCATCCCCCTGGCAGACCAGCCTCACCTCCTGCAG CCCAATGCAAGGAAGGAGGATCTGTTTGGCCGTCCTAGTCAGGGCCTGTACTCGTCCTCGTACACAGCAAGCAAAGGCCTGGCCGAGTCCACCCTGGACCGCAGCTGCATGGAGGTTAACATGGGCTCCTCTCAG ATCCTACCCACCAAGATGTCCTACTCAGCCAACCTGAAGAACGTGATGAGTATGGAGACTAGTCAGCGCGGCAGAGAGGACCAGACCATGGACCAGGAGATAATGGCTCCAAAGCCAGGCCCCTCACCCCATGACCTAGCTGCCCAGCTGAAGAGCAGCCTCCTGGCTGAAATAGGCCTCACTGAGAGTGATGGCCCCCCGCTCCCTTCCTTTAG aCCCCACTGTAGTTTCATGGGGATGGTGATCTCCCATGACATGCTGCTGGGCCGCTGGCGTCTGTCTCTGGAGCTGTTCGGGCGCGTCTTCATGGAGGATGTTGGAGCAGAGCCTGGATCG ATACTGACCGAGCTGGGGGGATTTGAGGTGAAGGAGTCTAAGTTCCGCCGGGAGATGGAGAAACTCCGTAACCTCCAGTCTCGTGACCTGGCCCTGGAGGTGGACCGTGACCGTGACCAGCTGATCCAGCAGACCATGAGGCAGCTCAACACCCACTTTGGACGGCGCTGCACCACCACACCCATGGCTGTGCACCGCGTCAAGGTCACCTTCAAGGACGAGCCGGGCGAGGGTAGTGGCGTGGCCCGTAGCTTCTACACGGCCATCGCCCTGGCCTTCCTGTCCAATGACAAGCTGCCCAACCTGGACTGTGTGCAGAGCGTCAGCAAGGGCATGCAGGCCAGCAGTACGTGTCATCACGATTACAACTCAA ATCTGATGCAGCGGCTGAGGAACAGAGACCGGGAGAGGGAGCGGAGGAGTGGAGGGCTCCGAGCCGGCTCTAGGAGAGACCGAGACAG ggacTCGAGGAGACAGCTGTCCATTGACACCCGGCCTTTCAGGCCAGCCTCTGAGGGGAACCCCAGTGACGAACCTGACCCACTACCTGCCCACAGACAGGCCCTGGGAGAGAGGCTGTACCCCCGCGTCCATGCTATGCAGCCG GCGTTTGCCAGTAAGATCACAGGGATGCTGCTGGAGCTCTCCCCAGCCCAGCTGCTGTTGCTCCTGGCCAGTGAGGACTCTCTCAGGGCCAGGGTGGAGGAGGCCATGGAGCTGCTCATTGCACATGGAAG gGAAAATGGCGCTGACAGCATACTGGACCTGGGTCTCCTGGAGGCTCCTGAGAAAGCACAG CAACAGGAGAACCGTAAGCGTCATGGCTCCACCCGCAGTGTGGTGGACATGGAGCTGGACGACCCTGAAGACGGAGATGACAACGCTCCCCTGTTCTACCAGCCTGGGAAGAGAGGCTTCTACTCTCCCCGGCCCGGCAAGAACACGGAGGCCAGGCTCAACTGCTTCAGGAACATCGGCAG AATACTAGGGCTGTGTCTGCTGCAGAATGAGCTCTGTCCAATTACCTTGAACAGACATGTCATCAAGGTGCTGCTCGGCAGAAAG GTGAACTGGCATGACTTTGCCTTCTTTGACCCGGTAATGTACGAGAGCCTGCGACAGTTGATCCGTCACTCTCAGGCTGGAGAGGCAGAGGCTGTGTTTGCAGCCATGGACCTGGCCTTCGCCATAGACCTGTGTAAGGAGGAAGGGGCTGGACAG GTGGAGCTGCTGTCAGGTGGGGTCAACATGCCTGTGACTCCTCTCAACGTTTACGAATACGTGAGAAAGTACGCCGAACACAGGATGCTGGTGGTTGCCGAGCAACCTCTTCAT GCGATGAGGAAGGGTCTGTTGGATGTCCTTCCTAAGAACGCCCTGGAGGACTTGACAGCTGAGGACTTCAGGCTGCTGGTCAACGGCTGTGGAGAGGTCAACGTGCAGATGCTCATCAGCTTCACTTCCTTCAATGATGAATCTGGTACAAAGACCTTGGCCCGTATTCACAAAGAATCTCAGA GGGAAAATGCTGATAAGTTGTTGCAGTTCAAACGCTGGTTTTGGTCCATCGTGGAGAAGATGAGCATGACTGAGAGGCAAGATCTG gTGTACTTCTGGACCTCCAGTCCATCTCTGCCAGCCAGTGAGGAAGGCTTCCAGCCCATGCCCTCCATCACCATCAGGCCTCCGGATGACCAGCACCTGCCCACGGCCAACACCTGCATCTCTCGTCTCTACGTGCCACTCTACTCCTCCAAACAGATTCTAAAACAGAAACTCTTACTAGCCATTAAGACCAAGAACTTTGGTTTTGTGTAG